cgagtgtacCTGGGACTGAGTCACTCGATGGATCGGCGGCACGGCACAACGACCCGCATATGTCACCGTCAACGCGTCAGCGGCAACGGCGTGACCAGGCGAAGGACCCTCGCCAGCCAGGACGAGCCCGGGAGGAGGACGCATGCAGCGTTAATTACTCACTTCATTCGCGTTTACTTTATTTCCTCGGTTTGTCCCGATGTTTCTCACGCCCCGCGCTGTGTCTCGGGTTGTGTGCCGCCACCGTgtggtatctgtatctgtatctgcatctctgCATCgctgtatctctatctgtatctgtatctcgaTCTGTGATTGCTCTCATGTTTTGCCGCCTCAATGGTTCGACTGGTTCAGCGGTCCTCGACATTGGAAATTTGTCACACTCCTCTGCGGAGTTAGCGGCTGTGTAATTGCGCGTGgcgactctcgactctcgagTCTCAATCTCAGTTGTCACTGTCACCGTCCCTTCCCCCTTGGTCCGATCGCATCGCTCCTGATGAAATGTCACACTGTGCAAATGCAAGTTAAACTGCATTAAATGTCTGCCCCCTGCCCCGgaggctgcctgcctgcctgcctgctaaTTTCTGTGTGAACATCATCCCAGTCATTTGGCTGTAATTCTTTTGGATAGAGCATGTTGAATCGTATTTCGAGGTCATGGGAATATGTACTTGAAGTGGTCGGGTCGGGGCTGGAGGGTTAAGCAGCGTGGTGAAAGTTTCTGCCTCGGAGGAAAGAAATTTGTCAATTTCTGATTCGATTTGGATCATAATTTTGATGGAAAAAGATACCCATTTGAAGGGCTTAATGGTGTGGGAACCTTTACTGGTTTCGGGCACTGCGTTTCAAATCGATATGCCAGCTAATGGAGTTCGTTAAATCAAAGAAAGGAACTAGCTTCAACCTATTAGCCACTCATGAATGTAAACCAATGAAATCTTATCACATTTTTGCCCCCGGCAcggccggagccggagcacGTGTTCCATTTTAACGTCAGGGGTTTAACCTCAAGACATCATTCACGGACAGCCAAATAACATCAGAAATTGCTTATAATTGCCATAAATAATATTCGGGGCACACTTGTTCCTCTTCCTAggacatccatccatccgtccgtccgtccatcgaTCGATCCATCCACCCACCCGCATGGCCGAGGTCCAAATTGAAATGAACACGCAATGGCGAGAGAATGGATACGTACAAATGTTACGATTGTCTGGCAATTACCAAATTATTGTTATGTATAACTGTTCAGAGACCATAAGTATCTTTTGACCATtataaatgtatcttttaTGAGCCACATGCGTGTACAGTCGCCACCCCCGGACTAGCCGCCAGACAGGTTATGGCTTTCAGGTGTGCCCCGATGTCCGAAACGAAAAACCCACCCCTCGCGGCCCCCGTACAGACACACATATTTCACGGATGAGGCAACTGTACTGCACTGGCCATATATCTAATCAACACTCGCTGCGGGAGGAATGCCTTTTGATTTCTGTGTGTCCGGGATGTCATTATACCAAAGAGGAGGGGTGTAGCCACCCCCTCTGACCCAGCCCGGGGGTCAACGGGGCTGTTTGTTGTCGCCTTTAATTGTTGCCCCGCTCCTTGACACTCGGCATTTTTTGTGGGTAGTTTTTTTCGTCCTCTTTATGTAGATTTTCTtcccttttttgttgttgttgttgttgttgtgcgtTTTTGGTAGTTGTGTGAATTACCGTTGATTGTTTTCATCAACGATTGTAATGAAGTAAATTATGAGCAGTCCCCCGGTTGCCCGTTTCCCCGTTTCCCCGTTTCGGATCTCTTTTGTTGTTAATTAGCGTTAATTTGATGTAGAACTCTCGACCGGGTGTGGCTCTGtcttttattgttatttgaTTGTGTGCAATatgttgaaaaaaaaacactgaatACCAACGTGTGAGAGACGGCAGTCTTTAGCACCTACATATAATCATTGAAAGAACCCTCCATTTCCATACAATCTGTTGAAAATATTCGGCAAGAACTAAGCCACATTCCAGCTTATATCCTGCACCACACAATTGAGATATAGCCTCGATTAGAACCCATTCGATATGGCCCACTCTCATACCCATTCCCATAAAGTGTCACAATTTAATGAGTAGAAATTAACTGATATTAGCAGCGTTTTAATTAAACACAAGTTTTGCAATGACAAGCGAACATTCTACTCTGCATAAGTACCCACATGTTGCCACATGGGACAGGACCCAACCCAAACCCATTCCCCCATAAACTATGATATTTTAGCACAGTTTTAGCACAGTCCTGAGGGGCCGCCGCACGCCGTCAGACCATTAAAATCTCTCACAAACTTGCAATTATTTTTAAGCAGATGTTACCCAATATatatacagtgcgtttcactGCCATAAGGCAGGtgtaaaattcaataaaataatacaaaaatatctaTTCTAAATAATCTCCAATCATTCGAAATTAATTAACTTTTACGCCATTATctgttggcttttgtttacCCACGCCTTATGTCTATGATACCCACTGTAGATGAAAACGCCCTCATAGGACACTACTCTATCCTAGGCAAAATATAtaggaacaaaaaataagtGGAAATTGCagcaaaaatgaaaatgaaaacccCGAATGCAAATAGAAGACACGCAATGACATGACATGATAATTTCCCCCCTTGGTGGGCGACTATGGGACATGAAGGTGAGCCACGAGTACGCCAGGGGAGCGGGGGGGAGGTCGAGGGGGACGGGAACGGGGACTCCTTTTGTTTTTAACACTTACCCTACTGGTGGCACAATGGGGTTGCTGCTACGCACATTTCAGCAGATGTTGAGGTTTTGCCATGcaattgcaaatgcaaaaaaaaaataaataagggAGCAAAAATGAGCTTTAGAATCGAGGCGAGTGATACCCTATCCATACTGAAGTTTTTaacaccaatcagcactttcggatgagcggaaaagcgaatttattacattttttgtgacatatactcgtagatgTGGTGTTTTATTGACTGGTTATTCCTCTTCGTGTTCTATAAAAGGGAGTAGATATTATATCTCAAAGCTAAAGCTCCAAATCATCGGTGGAAGCTGTTCAGCCATGCCTGTATATCCCTGAAAAGGTCGCTAATCTCCACCTCTCAGCAAAATCATAGCTCCCTCTGCTAGTGTATATACAAGCAAAATAAAGGAAGTAAAAAGGCAGGCAAGTCCCTGGCTCTGTGCAGGGGCAACGTAACCCTAACCTGCATCTTGCAGCTCTTGCAGTTgacagcagaggcagcagcggcagcggcagtagcATCGGAGTTGCCGAGTCAGGGAGTCTCCTCACTCCCGGTTCATTGACCGCATTAAATGTGCGTAGAGAGTGCGTGCCTGAATGCCAGGAGATTCCCGTTTTTCAATGAGGTTCAAGATATGCTTTTACAGTATTTGCATTTGGCGAAAGTCGATTTCCTTGATGCCGCCCTGCGATGCGTTTACACAAGCTTTTTGAAGTCGCCAGTTATCCTTTTACCGCTTCGAAGCTTCGCCTGCCATTGCCTCAGATACTTCTCCACCCCAGCCCCCCCACAAGCCTCAGATACTTCACCTTCCATGGCTGCAGAGGCCAAGACTTCTTGGCGGTTACCCTTTGTTTTTAATCGACAAAGTGCAGGAGGGATTCCTCTCAAAAGGTAAACTTCTTTGGTATTTGTATCTGCAGCTCTTGTGGTTGAACTTTTGTGGTTACTCTCTCCGCTTGGTAGCCAGAGGTTGGGTCAAAGACTCGTCTCAGGGCGTGGGTAAAATTCATTTGAGtttgcatacattttaaaaagaattttttaaagattttggAATGAATAAACTGACTAAAGAAAAGAgaattttgtttaaatcaaCTAGTTGATGCGGCAAACCATTTTGAGCCGTTTCTGTTGACCCAAACGATGTCATTTGAAATAGGTTTTAGGCGCAACACATATTTAGCTACTCACAATAGTCAAATTCCTTGTCCAAAGCACCGATCAGCACTTTTGAATGAGCGCAATATTCAATACTCAACCTTTTAAGGCCTCTCCTTCCCCCAACTCCCTTCCCAGGTTActgttttccctctctctcaaaGCTCTTAGCATCTCTGAGTCCTTCTTAAACCACTCTAACCAGTCTCTTCTCCACCATGACTGCTGTACCCCCTGCCGCCGCTCTACCCATTCGTTTCCACCTCTTGAAACCTTTTCGCATTTCTTGGtctgtgtatcttttttctgtgttttatCATCAGGCATTTATTTACCACTTGATATGCATTCTTAATTACAAAAGTCGTTGCGATACCCCATagaggctctctctctctgtctctgtccctctctctgtctctttctattTCGCCCACTCTCAATGGCTGTTCGTTTGATGTATGTCTCTGCCTGACACTTGAGGGTGGACAGAGACACATTtctaaattaatttgcataaattgttGAGGCCTTCGACTTGccagattttttttttatttgtcatCCCGCAGAGGGCCACAGAGGCTGGGCATAGGGTTAGGGTTACGGTTAGGGTTAGGGTTAGGGTTAGGGTTAGGCAACTCCTTAACTGCATGTCAGTGTGCCTGTCAGTGGAGTTGTCAGAGGGGAAAGTACCACCGACCGCTCTCCACGAAGACACTTTTGTATTAATTGAAGcgtaaaaagaaagaaaatttaGCCGAGCTGAAAAAGGGTctcgggggctggggctgggccttATACTCTACTcttctctgtgtttttttttttttgtgtgtgtcctggcCCCTCTCTCCGGCTTGTTAATCCTGGTGCCTGGGCCCGTGCGAGTCAATAACCTTTTAATGAGATTTATaactgtctgtctgcctgtgcGAGTGTGAGAGAGGTGTGTCCCCGTAAGATTATTGAGGTATTACAATGTTGAAAGTATCTGGGGAAAGGCTTTTCCTTTCCCTCCCCTTGTTTGCCGAGAGCCGCTTACAGAAAATTAACGTTTAGTTTGAGGCTTaaacaaatttgcatatcagttccccctccccccccctcccttgCCCCCTTGTTGATGCTCTCTCCGGGCCGGATTAGTGTCAGGGAAGTCTCTCGTCGAGCCATCATCATTCATCAtctctggatctggatctggatctggatgtgACTCCTGTCTTTGGCTTATCCAAACATTTGGCAGGTAGGACCCCAGCGAGAAGATCGATCGGTTCTCACAGTTCCCGACACCCTCTCATAGGCTCTctagccctctctctctctccctctctctcttgcgaTGGACTGTCACTGTGTGTTGATTGCCACCTGCCGTCCGGGCTAATGACGCGTGACTGCTGCCACCTAATGTTGTCAGTTGCAACCCAGATATTACCAATAATATCCCGCTATGCGGCATTGACTtcacccccacacccacccccgcccccgcccacaGCCCCAGAGGGGTCTAATCATAGGCTTGTTCCTAGGCGGTGTTCCTGCCCGTCTTCCTGTTCAATGGCTGTAATTGTCACTTTTGATTATGTCAAGATGACTTTATAATtgccccgcacacacacacacacacacacacacacgtgtgaCGCCTTAAGTGGCGGTTGCAACCACACGTAGGCGGCCGCATAATTTGCAAACCGTTGGCCAAAAGCGTAAATTACTGTAATTTTGCAGGCAGCAGTAGCCGCCACACTCGCAACCGGAAATGTGAGACAGAAAAGGCTCCAAGGGCTTCGTTCTTTGTAATTGGCCTGGCAAAGGAAATCACTGTCCGCAGTCCTTAATAAATTATTGATAAAAGGAGACGTTTCGATTTGATGTGTTAAGCAATTTGTAATTACAGGCCTCGGACCCAGCTGAAGAGCTGAAGTTCTCCCCACAAAACTGCAATCAAATGCCCAAAATTGTGGCCCCTAATCCCGCTTCTTGGTGTCCACATAACCAAAGCGCAGCCGCAGCTGTTCGTAGAAGACGAGGAGGCAAACTGTGGCCGGTCCTTTGCGCAGCATGGTCGGTGCTAGTCCTCGAAATGGTCCAAGCTTGCCAAACCGCATCATGTGCTTCAGGGCATGCGAAATGCTGGGGAATTGCCCGGGTCGAGCGTTCATCATAAGCGTTTTGAGAACGTCGAACGGATGCGAGATGACCGTGGAGAAGATCGAGGATATTAGAGAGCTATCAAAGTGCAGAACGATGTCATCTTTCATCCCGAATCGTGTGCTCAACTTGGTCTTGACCTTGACGTGGGGGAGAAGGCTCATCAGTCTGTCCGCTGTCTCATATCCGAGGTACTCACAATATCGTACAGCCCTATCTGGCCACAGGTGTTTACCGCGGCCTTGAGCACCGCCGAAGTGCCACCGGTGTACAGGGCCCGCCAGCCCTCCTCCCTGGATATTCGGACGAAGGCATCGACGATGTTCCTATAGCTAGGATCGAGAGGGGGGGGAGAAATCCATGAAATTGTCGCTGCTCACAGGCCAAACTTGCTTACTTGCGGCGCTCTCCGTTCGGTAGCTTCATGTCGTTCTGCATCCGGACATTGATCAGATCCATGGGTATGCCGCAGATCGAGGCCGCGGCTCCGGCAAAGCCCGACAGTCCCAGCTTGGCCAGATTGCTGTTGGGCACGACGTCCGCATGGCGGCCCACCTCATATATCCCGAAACGGATATTGGTGCTGGTCATCTGGCGCACGGCAGCCGCCGAGAAGCCATTGTAAAATCCCAAAGGCCCTGTCCCGGAAACACAGAATCATTAGTCGCCGGACCGCAATTCGCGTGGCTCCTCGCTTACCTCGCAGTCGCATCACCTTGCCAGCCGTTTGGAGCATGCCCTTCTTATTCTTTTGGGTCTGCATGTGAGTTTTCACTAGGTCCACGGGCGCCACCACACAGGCCACAATCGTGGAGGCCACACCGGCGGACCAGCAGCGAGCGCGCAGCTCCGGCTTctccttgttttttttgtacacgATTTTATGCATTGTGCGACACTGTTCAGCGAGATTTTAGCCCGTTTTGGGAATAGCTTGCACAatttttgctaattttctCACTCACGATGACGCTGTACAATCGAGTCTACATTTTTTGACTTTTCTTATATCGATACCAAAAATGTTAAGTGGGGGGAATGGCAAAAGTATCGATTGCTTTCATTTGCCAGTCAAACTTGCATTACTTTCTGCGGGAGTTTTGAAAGTAGGGTTATTGCAGGTTATGTTCGCGGCTTCCGGCCCGTCTCGACCTCGAGAAGCTTGGCCGTTTGGCCATCAAAAACCGTACAAATACTGGCATTCTAAACCCCGTTTTGCCCCTATATGATGGAGCTTTGTGGCCCTTAGCCTACAGCTTCCTGCCTTACAGCGGGATTTCTGGGCACACTGATGGAGCTGGTGGACCAGGACCCTTCAGAGGCTTGTCCTGCATGGCCTGGAGGTCACTCTAGGCGGTATGCGATCAGGTGATGCCAACATTCTTTGCCCTGATCCCTCTTGTTCGACCGCCTCCTGCCGAAACTACCCGCATCTACCCCCTCCGATCGTCCACACTTGTGATAATCCGATTGAGCGACATTCGGAAAACTCATTACAAAAGGGTTGCCGTTCGCCCGCCCGTCCAAGCCGTCAATGGTATCTTCGTATCGTTTTACAACTGTTTGACCAACACTAAGCGCGAACAGACACAAAAGggaaaaaccaataaaaaatcATAATTAAAACTCCAATATGTTTGATGGAAGTCCTGCTGTGCGAGAGAGGACACATGACCCaaccccccccaaccccccaaccACCAACTgacaaaacaatttcaattttggttttccagcacacacacaaaaaaaaatgtcttcttttttattttacaatttgAAAAATGATACGAAAATGTCATTATGTTATCgatgaagagagagaggggggggcgGGGTAGAGACAACCAAGCAGAACTGACATTTATTTACTGTGTTCAACAATTGTTGTCCAGAGCCGAAGGggccgcggcagcagcacaatTTGGCTGAAAGGATGTGCCACGTTAATTGTGCCATTTTGTGGACAGTCACAGCGGGAggactcgaactcgaaccCGAATCGAAtagagacccagacccagacccagacccggacCCAAACCCGAACCCAAAAAACCGTGCCACAGTAGCCACGCAGCCCATCGATCATATTTCATGTCCTTTCCTATGACTTGCTTTGATTGCCAGCAGGGAACACCATTCTTTCGATTctctatgtttttttttttttatctatttttGCGTGGGTCGAAGAGTCACCCAGAGGAAGGGGTTAGGGGTTAAGCGTTAGGCGTTCGGCGTTAGGGTAGTCCACATATTGAGGGTGTTTCCTGCTGCACTCCAATGACGATGATTATGATGTATGACTGTCTGGACCGAGTCGTATTTTCCTTTTAGTCTCGcttcatattttttttcctttttttttttcgttgacTTTTGCCAAAAGGCAAAATATTGTCTCACATATGAGCATTTTTTCGCTTGGAATTTTTCTCCATGTCATTAGATATCATCAATCAAGGGTGGGGATATTTTTGTGCTGGCGATTTGACAACACATCATCAATTTctattgttcaataatttttaTGAATATTCATAGTTTTTTAGCCAGATACGAGTGTGTgtccccccgcccctccccttTCACTTTCCCTAGAATTTGTTTAGTGCAGAGtcatgattttttttttgattaggACAGCAGGAGAGGGTTAACAGCTGTCGGTGGGGTACAGTTGCCtattttcaaatatataaatttagttAATCGCTTTCGAAAATTAGAAAATTCCATTTGTAATGCGGGAATGGGAGTCCCCTACATAAGCTCATTATGCTGCTTGATGGCATGCCGAGGACACATTCCACGTCGTCTACACCGTAATGTGGAATGCCACGTCCTGCCCATACCCTGACCTAATTAGGCACCTGACCAGATGCAAAACTCAAACCGAACTAAGCCCCAAATAAGCCCCGGGGCTGGCAGCACTTCCCACCATAACTGTCGGCCGACGAACGAAATATGAACTGTCAGGAGTAGAGCGGCGGCGGGCGGCCTGTACGCATCATAAACTGCGACAGGACCAACAACAAACGATGGAATATATCAACTAATCCTCCAGACCTTGGACTGCACTTTGCTAACAAAACACGAGAAACAATAACAGGGAGACTGGGCCagggattgggactgggactgggcctgggactggggacCACACCcaaaaatgcaatgaaaatattttgacacagggacagatagatagatggacgGATGGATAGAGAGCAGGGTGACAGACCGCATCGATAAGTCCGAAGGAAGAGCTCTCGCGCCCTGCCTTTGATGTACGgccgggaggggggcgggggggttcGCCCTTCGATTTTCCGAGCCAATTAGCAGCACGCCTTGAGAAAGGCACAGGTGGTGGTCTCTTATGGGTTAACCATATTAGAGACAATTAAAGTGAGAGTTCACGATTGTTTGGCCATGATAAGAACCCGTACCCGAGTCCGAGCACATTTCGAACCCCGGCCGTGGggatatatactcgtatgcgtGACTGTGgaaaataatttgcataatttgacAGTTCATCTTTTGATTGCCTGGCGGCAGGAATACGGCAGCCAGACCACAAAACAGCCTGAAGAGCCGCCGTCTGCTGGAAATGTTGgaaatgaaaaaatatatatatatatttgaaaacataaaaattaatgcaaaaatGCTGTACGCGaaagcgacaaaaaaaaactacataaattcaattaaatgtgACAAACGAACGAGGAAaataaaatgtgaaaaaaatgagaaggaaaaccaaaaattaattCGAAACTGTTGGTGGGGAAGGGGACGCGGTAACGGTTGCGGGTTAAATTactaaaaatgtaataaaatgtTTTGCCGTAAATAATTAAACAGAGCTCTCTTGGCGGGAGTTTGATGAGAACACACAAGGCGAGACGATGACAGGTTTCCATGTGTCAAATTAACACAAACCGAACTccgaacagaaacagaaacaagaaCTTTTTCCCGTTTCCGTTTTTTAtgggaaaaaattaaattcgcAGAGAGAACTTAAAGTCTCTCAGTTTGGGGCCGAATATGAGAAGACTTTGCCCATTTATTGTCGTCAAGGGTATGCAAATATCGTAGGAAACATACGAGTCCAGGACGGattcataaaaattaaagttGAAAAAGGTGACGGCTTCAAAAGGTATCCTGGAACAGGTTCAAGctttatttcaaattttttgtaaataaattgatttataaatcatatttttaatttgctcaaaaaaaaaaggtgggattttaaaaatacaagtttaaaataaaaataatttatttttaggtGTCTATCGAAAATATATAGTAAAAGTAATGACTttagtttttctttaatttttaaaatttatattattttttgattatttttttttttatttatttttacaaaaaaatcaGAACTTAATTGTGAGTATAAattcaaaaaattaaattaaaagcacaaataaatttgtataatcatattttttttttataatataatcataattttattaatataGAATCCTTACGAAAAAATCACTCTCAATCAACACAAGTAATGCCttcagtttttatttaattttttttttattaatttattatttctgttatatattttaatacaaaattcaGAACTAAGTTgttattataaattaaaaaaaaaaaattaaaagcagaAATAAAGTTCTAGAatcataattttattattatataatccTTGCGAATCCTGATAAAAAGTTAGTCTCAATCAACACTAAAAATCCCAGAGATTTACTTCAGCGGAGACAATTCTTTGCCCAAAGGACGAGCAAAGGATggacgggggggggggatatATT
The sequence above is a segment of the Drosophila pseudoobscura strain MV-25-SWS-2005 chromosome X, UCI_Dpse_MV25, whole genome shotgun sequence genome. Coding sequences within it:
- the Dic4 gene encoding mitochondrial dicarboxylate carrier; translated protein: MHKIVYKKNKEKPELRARCWSAGVASTIVACVVAPVDLVKTHMQTQKNKKGMLQTAGKVMRLRGPLGFYNGFSAAAVRQMTSTNIRFGIYEVGRHADVVPNSNLAKLGLSGFAGAAASICGIPMDLINVRMQNDMKLPNGERRNYRNIVDAFVRISREEGWRALYTGGTSAVLKAAVNTCGQIGLYDIVKTKLSTRFGMKDDIVLHFDSSLISSIFSTVISHPFDVLKTLMMNARPGQFPSISHALKHMMRFGKLGPFRGLAPTMLRKGPATVCLLVFYEQLRLRFGYVDTKKRD